The genomic DNA CATTTCGCCAGTCTtgttccagatgcaaaatatcgaTATCAGAATCCACCCTCGGCCGCGTACatgaaaagaaaatgctttCCTGGCATTTCAATCACCACTTCTTTATCTTGAAACAGCTCATTTGTTAGAAAAGAACACAAAAGAACGTTTTTTTTAAGACCAAAAATTGAGTCTaccttttattactttttttcttcgACAGTCGGTGTCATGAGACATGCCTAATCAATGTTATGATAGAGGGACTGATGTTTTAAAAGAGGTATTTGGGCGGTAACCAGAGGGAAATTAGATACACGTCAGTTTATGCAGGATGTAAGCGATACAAAACGATGGTTAAATGAAAGGAACCAAGACTTCTGATgtaaaaaacactttttaggggAAATTCATGAAGCAAGTTAGCTCAAAGAAAGGTTTCGCGTTCGTCAACGAAGTCTTTTCGTGACTGAACTAATCAGCATTACGTAAATGGTCATCTCCACTCATTTAGTTTGCAGGCAGAACTCAGAACTATTACTGACGAGCTATTGTCATGTGCAAGTTACAGCTGCCAATAGTATTTGGACAACCCAATTTGATACCTTACGTTAAAGATAATACCAAATTGAGGAATATCTAGACTGATGTTGCTCTTCAAGTTAGAGCTTATCTAATAATAGTCGAAAAGCTTTGTCCCAACAGAAGGTTATAACACCTATATATGTCACGATCCCAAAGCACAGTGATGTTTTCCAAATACACAGAAAACCCGCTTTTATAGTCATGAAAATTCTTCCATAACAATCACTGATGCTTGTGTCGCTTGGGATTGTTAAGGTTAAACTACCAAGGGCACAAATCCGCCACGTGAGTGGTGTGAATAGTGGTGCTGATGGCGAAAGAGGCCAGGCCTAAACCTGATTGGCCATGGGAAATCACGTTATTTGTAAAGTGGAATATTTAGGTCAAAACATTTACTTTTCTCTGACTTGACACTTATTGAATCCGAAAGCTTTGAAAGTTAatcctttttgttgttgtccttttaaGAGTGAGTAGGTGTCGGTTAACACACCTTTACCAGCCTCAAGAATCGATCAAGAAAGCAGTTCCATGAATCGTGTAATCGCAAAAAAATATTGCCAACTGCTTTTTTCTGCCTTAAGGCAGCTATAGTACAGAGTTATTTTACTGAAGCGGACAGGCTCACCTGACCATCACGATTACATGCATCTGTGAAGTCGAGCTGTCCTTGTTTTGCAGAATGAAATATATATGCTGAGATAAGTTGTGGACTTTACTTAGGATTGTCACCTCTGTAATAACTGAGAGTCTATTTTTAATACGGGGTCCGCTTAATAGGTTACGGTGTAGTTCTTTCGCCCCATTAGTACATTACCTTCGTAAGGCTCATCTAAGTTGATTACAAGGCCACTGGAATTTTAGCTCGATATAACTCGTGATTGAAGCAGTTTTCGTAAGGAGACAGAGTGATGTGCCCCATGCATAAAAATCGGATTTCAAAGTCCATTGTTACGTATTTaattattgaaagaaaaaatgttgactGCTCGGCTGCAGTGATCGTGAACGAGGtcagtttttgaaaaataaatggaTAAAGCAAGTTGGTATAACGGAACTCGGCCGTTATAGTTTGACTTATAAGACCTTACAAAGGCGTCTTTCATGACACGAAGTTCGGTTTCTTTTGGACAGGACTCTTCCTTTAAAAATGAACTCCATTTTCCATGCACAAAAGCTGTCGTGTCGCAGAAATTGAAACTACCCAAACAACTTCAATCTCTTTAAGTTAACACAATTTTGATGATTTGAGTTCATCTTTTCTTACGATCACGCGATACCGTGTGCAGGAAAAATGACGctaaaatagacaaaaaagcTCACgtgaaaaacatgaaaaaaagttCATTGCACCACACGCACGCACGTGCGTGCGTGTGGTGCAATGAACTTTTTTTGTGTAGACAAAAATATCGGtgtatgttttgaaaataagatGGTTATAATAAAGGTTAAACAAAAATATCGAAGAGTAATGAGATTTATTGGACGTGGATTTCTACGAACAAGAAACACACGGATAGGAGACCGAAACGGCACAAATGACCTTGAAGGGAACACCTTCTATTCAGACAGatcacaggtaccccaagctcacgagtgaGAATCGTTGTTGCGTTATATATAAAACGAACAACGGGCAGAACAAAAACTCGCTGGAATCGCGCTGAAACGGCCAAGAATGCTAAGAAAACACCATAAATTAACGCAAGTGGACTAGGTGAGAAATTCTGATGTATAGTTACTActatttttgacccctaaataaCGATGGCTTAAATCTCGGTACAAACCTTTATAATATTTCAGTTACGCAACAACGATTATCACTCATGACCTTGGGATACCTGTGGACAGATCTTGTCACATAGTGTAAGATCCAAGTGTAACATTTTTGTATATATTATTCGTTTTTGCTTTAATTGCGTACTTTAATTAAGCTTATAGTTTCTTTCGCCCTTTGTTTAGTTTCTTTGCGCAAGTTGTGGTGTGTAGTTCTTTGCGTCTATGCGTCTCTTTACATTTTTCATCTTCATTAGCgccttttttcagtttctttagtTTGCTTTTCTGCATATTCAACATATTGTACCGTAATTTATATCGTAGTTCTGCAGTAAAGTTTGTTCAGTTCATTTTGGTCCGTGCTAAGCGCAGTtctgtttagtttcttttaagtCTCTTCGCGTTATTCGTAGTCAGCTTCAGAGCAGTTTTCTCTAGCCGAAACAATGTAACTGTATTTCACAGTCCTCGCTTTTTGCAGTTTTTGCTATTTCTTTGGTGTGATTTTCTTTAGTCGCAAGTTGGCATTTTTTACTCTTTTGCTGTTTTAGTTTCAACTCACGCTGTTAGTTTATCCACACGCTGTTTGTACCACGCATTCAAAAATTTTCATAGCTTCACTCGAAAACAGTCATTTAGTGTTTATTGCCTGCTttggtttgtttctttgtttgtttttcctttctttgaaaTATGCACTAAATAAATaagctttgttttaaacttGTAGCCTTTTGTATATCCGGCCAGCtggatttttaaaaatgttacttCATAGTCTTCAAATGCGTGTACTTCTCTCTAATGCCACCCCATTTTTGCCAGGTACACGTTTCTCTCGCGTTATTTACCCCCGCATGCTTCCCGTACCTCAACTGCGCATGCAGCGCTTGTAAGCAGGAGCGAATTTCGTTCCTAGAGGCCGCATTCCTTTTGGTCAGCGAAAGGATCCCTGGAGATGAGGTTGAGCAGGTGTACCAGGGGAGGTGtacgttttcccgcgcttgcaATAACGTTGTGTGTCTGCTCGTGTCAAACGTCAGTCTCTCTTTCAAGCATATCAAGAATACATTCTACGCTTAACATGTCTCCCAGTCTTCCAGTCGCAAGCTGACAAGATAACGGGCGTCGCCACGCAAACTGACTTGTGTCATAAATATAAGAGTTCCGTTGTCTTTCCGCTGTACAATTTGAGTCCTGTATAGTTTTGTCTTTCTCAAGAGGCTCTTTCCGGACTTCTGTTGATTCGACATTCTCTCTGGTTTCAGGCATAAAGAATGGAATCAGTGAAAGAGTACATGTCCCAATAGCTATGGCACCCCCGGCTACAAAGAAGGCATTTTGATACGAACCAGATACCTGGAAAATAAACGCTGAAAGAGATACGGTAAAAACATTAAGTCAATTAATCTACACAGGCTGCCCAATTGTGTTACGGTAAATGATgtatttcaaataaaagttaatgtcCATTCGACTTCCCCATCCCTTTATTTTCTAAGTAAATTTTATCGCTTCTTATCATTTCATGAACGCGACACTGATTCAGAATAACATCACTCCGACAGTAGAAATAATCCCAAGTAATATATCTCTTGTATAGTTTATTTCAAACCCTAGTAAAACCTACAGCTGATATATGAAATAGCTTTAGGATCTATATTCTATCATGAATAATGATGAAAATGGGCCGTAAACGTACCTGCCAGGGGTGGACCAAATATCATAGGGAGAGATATTACTCCATACAAAGTTCCTAAAGCTTGTGGTAGTCTATTAGGACCGACTACATCACTAGTGGTGATGGCaattagcaaaacaaagcaGCCATCAAAAATTCCAAAGCCAACAGCATATAGTATGAGCCCAGTGTAATCCCGTGCTAGTGGACATAGCGTACATGTTACAGACATCATAAGAAAGCATAGCTGAAAGAAAAATGcattaaaatgtaaaaagaaCAATTTATGAATACTATGAAAGTTGAATACCTAATCTTTCTACAGGCATGTTTCATGTTCTGTGGACCAGTTCAGTTTTCTCAGCTATACTTAgagtttgctttgttttgctacCGTCAATGGAGTGAAAAACTTGCTTAAGGTAAACAGGTAACAAGAGCGTTATAAAATTTATTGTGGAAAACTTTCATTACATTATCTACTAAAACTACGAAGCTAAACGAAACGAAATTTGACACAGAAAAGTTAAAGAGGTGCGTTCTGTATCTGAACTGGAAGTATTTCGCTGACATTTTAAGTGTCAACTTTGGTCTAGTTGACATAGCTACTCCTGAattttctgttttatgtttTGTGACTGCTAAGCATCTCTTGCTCTGACCCCAGAagattttcttgaaattttcctCCTCTTGAGAAAGAAAGAGCCGGTAAGCGAAAAGGCTCATTCTCTATTACGGGGagaaaataatcaagaaaaacctctagGACCAGGTAGGCATCTCTACACATACCTGTAGAACGTAGAAACGATTAATTCTTGGATGATTGAGCACTAAACCAAACAGGACACGTGACACAGTAGAAGCAATGGATAGATAGCCGATTAGAAGAGCGGACTCGTAACCAGGCACGCCTAAATTCTTCGCGTGATtgggcttgaaaaaaaaaaaaggttaattgTCATTTGGCAATCGTCTCGAAGTGACAAGATTCGAAATAATTAATAGGCTATTTCCGAGATGCCCCAGGCCTCTGTTTCAGGGCGAGGCTTAGTTCGAaaccattgatatgaaaatgattatCCTAGTGCaaataaaagtcattttttgcacgcagcctcgttttgaaagtgagggtttttggaacacGGAAATGGTCTATTTATTGCAACAAAGTCTCCTCACCAGGTGAATGAAAGGAACAAAATAGCCAACGAACAGTAGCGACATGGATACAACCCAAAACACGAACGGCTTTATCTTCCACACGGACAAGTCAAACAGCTTGGCTCTCTCTTTCTTCTCTGTACAAGCACGTTTATACTTGGCAGGAAGGGGTCGGTAGAGTAGAGCGCTGACAAACATGAGAAAGGCGAATCCAGAAAGAATTCTTAGCATGATTTTCCAGCCGAGGTTTGAGAGAAGGAAATGGTAAAAGGGCCCCATTGCCAACGTGCCAATTCCGCTACCAGCTGTAACAATACCATTGGCTAAAGGGAGATGCCTTTGAAAGTATTGACCTGTGTAGAAGGGTTTGGAGAATACAATCAGTTGCTGTTTTGGTCTCAACTGGCTGTTAAACTGTACTCTAAGCAAAAAGGGGCAGAGAAACTTCTTTACCGTTACTCTCGTGTGCACCTGAAAAAATTTCGAAGACAAAtagaaaggaaaagcaaaacGGAAAAAGCAAAGGAATAAAAGATAAATAGGGAATAGCTGCAAAGCGGCGCAACTGCCTACGTAAACAGCATTATCGTCTTTCACtaagatatttttttaaaacaaaaacaggtgTTTTTCGTCGGGTTTGCCAGGCGTGAAATGCCTTAACTGCTGCCTGAAGGTCACGGTCCTAAGATAAAGAGATGATTACCTCTCCATAttataaccccccccccccctttcacCCCCCGCCGCGAGGAAATGATCCCTGGGAGATGATGTAGGGTTCATTCGCAAACAGTGCGTTTTTATAGAAATTTTTAGTAGCCGGTGAATACAATTAACCGTCTCCCCTCGTTTCAGGTCTTCCCCGCGAAACATCTCTAGCGGTGAGCAACGAAGGGAGACAATCGCATTCGCAGGCTAAATTTCCAGCTACGCACCTGGTAAATCAGTTATGAAGCTACATTTAACTCACCCAACACAAGCATGGTTGGAGCATAATTTAAACTCGAGCCAAAGCCCCAAAGGACACTATATGTAAGGTAGATGAGGTAAAGACTGTTAGTGAATGACGTCAGCAAGAGACCAAGGGCTGCGATAAGGCCACCAACTGCTGCTACAATACGATATCCGAACCTCTGACATAAACTGCTTGCTATAGGACCACAAAGGAAGTTCATACCAAATGCTATGGAGCCAATCCATGCTGAAATATCAACAGATCGCATATTGCTTTAGTTTCCACTGTATTCAGCCGTCGCCCCTAAACCATGGaagggggtggaggggggggggggggggggtgagagGCCACACATAAAAGATGATAG from Porites lutea chromosome 6, jaPorLute2.1, whole genome shotgun sequence includes the following:
- the LOC140941711 gene encoding monocarboxylate transporter 10-like; the protein is MMKLKDKCFKTEDKKKKEITVLVEREECPDGGYGWIICIAAAIIQFIILGIHNNFGILYTYFMKDLDADPADTAWIGSIAFGMNFLCGPIASSLCQRFGYRIVAAVGGLIAALGLLLTSFTNSLYLIYLTYSVLWGFGSSLNYAPTMLVLGQYFQRHLPLANGIVTAGSGIGTLAMGPFYHFLLSNLGWKIMLRILSGFAFLMFVSALLYRPLPAKYKRACTEKKERAKLFDLSVWKIKPFVFWVVSMSLLFVGYFVPFIHLPNHAKNLGVPGYESALLIGYLSIASTVSRVLFGLVLNHPRINRFYVLQLCFLMMSVTCTLCPLARDYTGLILYAVGFGIFDGCFVLLIAITTSDVVGPNRLPQALGTLYGVISLPMIFGPPLAAFIFQVSGSYQNAFFVAGGAIAIGTCTLSLIPFFMPETRENVESTEVRKEPLEKDKTIQDSNCTAERQRNSYIYDTSQFAWRRPLSCQLATGRLGDMLSVECILDMLERETDV